The following proteins come from a genomic window of Bifidobacteriaceae bacterium:
- the gabT gene encoding 4-aminobutyrate--2-oxoglutarate transaminase, producing MANNSEPIPAPPALPQARKLVTEIPGPASKALAARMNAAVPRALQSPTLPVFAAQAGGGVLVDVDGNSLIDMGSGIAVTTVGAANPAVVRAVQEQVARFTHTCFMVSPYESYVALAERLAARYPGLPADSVRAAFFNSGAEAVENAVKIARAATGREAVVAFDHAFHGRTNLTMAMTAKAKPYKSGFAPFAPEVYRVPPSYPYRDGLTGRAAAQAAIAQIETQIGAANVAAVVFEPIQGEGGFIVPAPGFIEDIAAWSRANGVIFVADEIQSGIARTGNFFAIEHSGITPDLIAVAKGIGGGMPLSGVVGKAEVMDAAGPGGIGGTYGGNPAATAAALAVLDVIERDGLVRQARVIGEVLRTRLEAIQEWDPRVGEVRGRGAMMAIELVDPATKAPAAALAKAVAARCIAAGVVTLTCGTYGNVIRFLPPLTISGELLTDAMDVLAEALRAA from the coding sequence ATGGCGAACAACTCTGAGCCCATCCCAGCCCCGCCCGCCCTGCCGCAGGCGAGGAAGCTTGTCACCGAGATACCGGGGCCGGCGTCCAAAGCCCTGGCCGCGCGGATGAACGCGGCCGTCCCAAGGGCGCTCCAGTCCCCGACGCTGCCGGTGTTCGCGGCGCAGGCCGGCGGCGGCGTCCTGGTGGACGTGGACGGCAACTCGTTGATCGACATGGGCTCCGGCATTGCCGTGACCACAGTGGGCGCCGCCAACCCGGCGGTTGTGCGCGCGGTCCAGGAGCAGGTCGCGCGGTTCACCCACACCTGCTTCATGGTCAGTCCCTATGAGAGCTACGTCGCCTTGGCGGAAAGGCTCGCGGCGCGCTACCCCGGACTGCCCGCCGATTCGGTCCGGGCCGCCTTCTTCAACTCCGGCGCGGAGGCGGTCGAGAACGCGGTCAAGATTGCCCGCGCGGCCACCGGGCGCGAAGCGGTGGTGGCGTTCGACCACGCGTTCCACGGGCGCACCAATCTGACCATGGCCATGACCGCCAAGGCGAAGCCGTACAAGTCCGGGTTCGCCCCCTTCGCACCCGAGGTTTACCGCGTGCCGCCGTCCTACCCGTACCGCGACGGGCTGACCGGGCGGGCGGCCGCCCAGGCGGCCATCGCCCAAATCGAAACCCAAATCGGGGCGGCGAACGTCGCGGCTGTCGTCTTCGAGCCGATCCAAGGCGAAGGCGGGTTCATTGTCCCCGCGCCCGGTTTCATCGAAGACATCGCGGCGTGGAGCCGCGCCAACGGTGTCATCTTCGTGGCTGACGAGATCCAATCCGGAATTGCCCGCACCGGCAACTTTTTCGCCATAGAGCACAGCGGGATCACCCCGGATCTGATCGCGGTCGCCAAGGGAATTGGCGGCGGCATGCCGCTGTCCGGAGTGGTCGGCAAAGCGGAGGTCATGGACGCCGCCGGGCCAGGCGGGATAGGCGGCACCTATGGCGGCAACCCAGCCGCCACGGCGGCGGCGCTGGCGGTGCTGGACGTGATCGAACGGGACGGGCTGGTGCGTCAGGCGCGGGTGATCGGCGAAGTGCTCCGGACTCGGCTGGAAGCGATCCAAGAGTGGGACCCGCGTGTCGGCGAGGTTCGGGGGCGCGGCGCCATGATGGCGATCGAACTGGTTGACCCCGCGACCAAAGCCCCTGCGGCTGCGCTGGCCAAAGCGGTGGCCGCGCGTTGCATCGCGGCGGGAGTGGTGACTTTGACCTGCGGCACCTACGGCAACGTGATCCGCTTCCTGCCGCCGCTGACCATCAGCGGCGAACTGCTGACGGACGCCATGGACGTGCTCGCCGAGGCGCTGCGCGCCGCCTGA